A single region of the Salvia miltiorrhiza cultivar Shanhuang (shh) chromosome 8, IMPLAD_Smil_shh, whole genome shotgun sequence genome encodes:
- the LOC131002042 gene encoding uncharacterized protein LOC131002042 → MDPISHRNRDTTWKSIVDTAMNLVNARKGKKFKKSASWDVVKGPIQPDSNQCGFYVMKFMKDVIAHYSLDAPTSLSSMFKNVKTYTLAEIDEIREEWATCVIKHAFD, encoded by the exons ATGGACCCAATTTCTCATCGGAATCGCGATACGACATGGAAATCCATCGTTGACAC TGCGATGAACCTTGTTAATGCACGCAAGggaaaaaaattcaagaaatcGGCAAGTTGGGATGTAGTTAAG GGACCTATCCAGCCTGATTCGAACCAATGTGGATTTTATGTCATGAAGTTCATGAAAGATGTCATCGCACACTATAGCCTTGATGCCCCCACGTCTCTGTCATCAATG TTTAAGAATGTGAAGACGTATACTCTAGCTGAAATCGATGAAATTCGTGAGGAATGGGCAACGTGTGTGATAAAGCACGCCTTTGATTGA
- the LOC131002041 gene encoding uncharacterized protein LOC131002041: MAGVPMKVFGCFLFALCLLVPLISAKATDVNYCDKKANYIVKVNGLDIDPYPISKGKNTTFAISATTGQTITGGKLVIDVSYFWFHVHSEDRDLCQDTSCPVDVGDFIVSHTQELPGYTPPGSYTLTMKMVDGNNNQLTCITVDFSIGFIAEEKLADM, encoded by the exons ATGGCGGGGGTGCCGATGAAGGTTTTCGGTTGTTTTCTCTTTGCTCTGTGTCTACTTGTGCCTTTGATTTCCGCCAAGGCAACTGACGTTAATTATTGCG ATAAGAAGGCTAATTATATTGTCAAGGTGAATGGACTCGACATAGATCCATATCCAATTTCCAAAGGCAAAAATACCACGTTCGCAATTTCTGCAACTACTG GTCAAACAATCACTGGTGGGAAACTCGTGATTGATGTTTCATATTTTTGGTTTCACGTCCACAGCGAGGATCGTGATCTCTGTCAAGATACTTCATGTCCGGTAGATGTTGGTGATTTTATCGTCTCTCACACCCAGGAATTACCCGGATACACCCCACCT GGTTCGTACACTCTGACAATGAAAATGGTGGATGGGAACAACAACCAGTTGACATGCATTACAGTTGACTTCAGCATCGGTTTCATAGCAGAAGAGAAGTTGGCTGATATGTAA
- the LOC131002040 gene encoding uncharacterized protein LOC131002040 — protein sequence MVVKMMKWRPWPPLICRKFEVRITVHKLEGCDWVCVGAEKDNGGLAVEIRWKGPKISLGTFRRTVKRNCTREEAVKRVCGDGPNDGVLVEWDEEFCNVCNFSGYKDNVFHPWEINFAVLQVCEGAKNKISVVGLGALNLAEYASKTKEQLIVVKIPLTVSNIAVEHHPSLFISLDLVELQGAQQSTDLVPVMPVPPASASGEASSMDKDEVSALKAALRKVKFITEYVSTRRPRKAGHEEEGSEGRYFSKSEDDEYAYPCELDSTDEFEEGECDERKEDCAARKSFSYGTLAYANHAGVSCYSGATNYDAEDWIYYSNRRRSDGGCPPVEDPISSAPEQSLIQNSKRSILPWRKRKLSFRSPKAKGEPLLKKANGEEGGDDIDFDRRQLSSDESVSPKWHRTDEDSNANQSSLSEFGDDSFTVGVWEQREVTSRDGHMKIQTQVFFASIDQRSERAAGESACTVLVTVIADWLQNNPNLMPIKSQFDSLIRYGSLEWRNLCENEIYKERFPDKHFDLETVIQTKILDLCIVPGSSYIGFFHPDCMEGENFGFLRGAMSFDDIWDEISCSEGSTGSEAPVFIVSWNDHFFVLKVETDAYYIIDTLGERLHEGCNQAYILKFDRSTTIYNLKNADESPEGSAGEQCASAVGVELEVSNVQAPELKEDSEKEDEVLFRGKESCKEYIKNFLAAIPIRELEADMKKGLTMSAPLHQRLQIEFHYTRLQQPAFVSREPEAAA from the exons ATGGTGGTGAAGATGATGAAATGGAGGCCATGGCCCCCTCTGATTTGCAGGAAATTTGAGGTGAGGATCACTGTGCACAAGCTGGAGGGGTGTGATTGGGTGTGCGTGGGCGCAGAGAAGGACAATGGTGGTCTCGCGGTGGAGATCAGGTGGAAGGGCCCCAAGATTTCGCTGGGAACATTTAGGAGGACTGTGAAGAGGAACTGTACAAGGGAAGAGGCGGTCAAGAGGGTTTGTGGTGATGGCCCAAACGACGGCGTTTTGGTGGAGTGGGATGAAGAATTTTGTAACGTCTGTAATTTTTCTGGATACAAGGACAATGTATTTCATCCTTGGGAGATCAACTTTGCTGTTTTGCAAGTCTGTGAG GGTGCGAAGAACAAGATTTCAGTTGTTGGTTTGGGAGCATTAAACCTTGCTGAATATGCTTCAAAAACTAAGGAGCAACTTATTGTAGTCAAAATTCCTTTAACTGTTTCTAACATCGCGGTTGAGCATCATCCCTCTCTTTTC ATATCTCTCGACTTGGTAGAACTTCAAGGTGCACAACAATCAACCGATTTGGTCCCTGTGATGCCTGTTCCACCCGCTTCAGCATCTGGAGAAGCTTCTTCTATGGATAAAGACGAGGTATCTGCGCTTAAAGCTGCACTCAGAAAGGTAAAATTTATTACTGAATATGTGTCAACTCGGAGACCTAGAAAGGCCGGCCATGAAGAGGAGGGTAGCGAAGGCAGGTACTTCTCCAAGAGTGAGGACGACGAATATGCTTACCCTTGTGAATTGGACTCAACTGATGAATTTGAGGAAGGAGAATGCGATGAACGCAAAGAAGACTGTGCTGCTAGGAAGTCATTTAGTTACGGAACGCTGGCTTATGCTAATCATGCTGGTGTGTCGTGTTATTCTGGTGCCACCAATTACGACGCTGAAGATTGGATTTATTACAGTAATCGCCGCAGATCAGATGGTGGCTGCCCTCCTGTGGAGGACCCAATTTCTTCAGCTCCGGAGCAATCACTGATACAAAACTCCAAACGTAGTATTTTGCCTTGGAGGAAGAGGAAGCTGAGTTTCCGATCTCCTAAAGCCAAAGGTGAACCATTACTTAAAAAGGCTAACGGTGAAGAAGGCGGAGATGATATAGATTTTGACCGCAGGCAGCTTAGTTCGGACGAATCTGTCTCTCCAAAG TGGCATAGGACAGACGAGGATTCAAATGCGAATCAATCATCATTGTCTGAGTTTGGCGACGACAGTTTTACTGTTGGAGTCTGGGAGCAGAGAGAAGTAACAAGCCGTGACGGACATATGAAGATTCAGACGCAAGTCTTTTTTGCTTCGATTGATCAGCGAAGTGAGCGTGCTGCAGGAGAAAGTGCTTGCACCGTTCTCGTCACTGTCATCGCTGATTGGTTGCAGAACAACCCTAACCTCATGCCAATCAAGTCGCAGTTTGATAGTTTGATAAGATATGGATCCTTGGAGTGGAGAAATCTTTGTGAGAACGAAATATACAAGGAGCGTTTCCCCGACAAACACTTTGACCTAGAGACGGTCATCCAAACAAAGATCCTTGATCTCTGCATAGTTCCCGGGAGTTCGTATATCGGATTTTTCCATCCAGATTGTATGGAAGGAGAGAATTTTGGTTTTCTACGCGGTGCCATGTCCTTCGATGACATTTGGGATGAGATCAGCTGCTCGGAGGGCTCCACCGGTAGCGAAGCTCCGGTCTTCATAGTTAGCTGGAACGATCACTTTTTCGTCCTCAAGGTTGAGACAGATGCTTACTACATCATTGACACGTTAGGGGAGCGTCTGCACGAAGGATGCAATCAAGCTTACATACTGAAATTCGACAGGAGCACGACTATCTATAACCTGAAAAATGCTGACGAATCACCGGAAGGATCTGCTGGCGAGCAGTGTGCTTCTGCTGTGGGGGTTGAGCTCGAGGTCTCAAACGTGCAGGCACCCGAGCTGAAGGAGGATTCAGAGAAGGAAGACGAGGTTCTCTTTCGCGGTAAAGAGTCGTGCAAAGAGTACATAAAGAACTTCCTGGCTGCGATTCCGATCAGAGAACTGGAGGCAGATATGAAGAAAGGTCTGACAATGTCGGCTCCTCTTCATCAGCGGCTGCAGATAGAGTTTCACTACACGCGATTGCAGCAGCCGGCGTTCGTTTCTCGAGAACCTGAAGCTGCGGCCTGA